GTCACGACGTTCCCGTCCCCCACTTCGGTGTCGTTCTTCCGATGAAACAATGGCAGGCTCTGGCCGAGCGTCTTCGCGGCACTGGCATCGATTTCATCATCGAGCCGTACATTCGCTTCAAGGGCGAAGTCGGCGAGCAGGCCACCATGTTCTTTCTCGATCCTGCGGGCAATGCGTTGGAGTTCAAGGCCTTCGCCGATATCGGCCAGCTCTTCGCAAAGTAGATCGGCTTACCAGCAACGCAACCTCTCTTCAACAGGTATCGCCCCTCGCATGAGGTCCGACCTTTTCGGCATTGAGGCAGTGCGAACTATACCGTTAAAACCCATAGCTAATTCGATTTAGTTCATTTAGACTCTCTAGCGACCCAGCAAGAGACGTTTTGGCGTTTTGCGACTGCCCCAGACAGACGGCTGCGTCCAGCTATTGAAGGAGCACCGATGGAATTTTCTGCACTTTTTAAAGGTCTAACGATCTCGTTTCTCTCCACAGCCCTGTCTATCGCAACGTTCGTCCCACAGCAGGCTCAAGCCCAGAAACATACTCAGAAGCATCCGGACCTCGCGCAGATGCCCTGGATGAATAAAGCCCTTACAC
This region of Edaphobacter dinghuensis genomic DNA includes:
- a CDS encoding VOC family protein, with the translated sequence MPLTPFHLAFPVDDLDAARHFYGTVLGCPEGRSSTQWIDFDLFGHQIVAHLKPEPRERKKHHNPVDGHDVPVPHFGVVLPMKQWQALAERLRGTGIDFIIEPYIRFKGEVGEQATMFFLDPAGNALEFKAFADIGQLFAK